A window of the Clostridiaceae bacterium genome harbors these coding sequences:
- a CDS encoding MBL fold metallo-hydrolase, which translates to MEYKIIRLVIKASFSDMVNTVYPTLLWDGKNIVLVDCGFIGSLPTLEKEMAQYGLNVKQLTGLVLTHHDHDHMGAAAALKRLNPNLKIYSSQAEASYISAQDKPLRLKQAEEMQKTLPPDQQDFGRAFCDMLRRVEPVLVDEFLYDSDKMDWCGGCRIIATPGHTPGHISLFMEKDSIVITGDAMVLEEGRPMIANPQFTLDLNQAESSMNKLLSLKANAYYCYHGGVYGKA; encoded by the coding sequence ATGGAATATAAAATAATTAGACTGGTTATAAAAGCTTCTTTTAGTGATATGGTAAACACGGTATATCCCACGCTGCTGTGGGATGGAAAGAATATTGTGCTTGTGGATTGTGGCTTTATCGGCTCTCTTCCCACACTCGAAAAGGAAATGGCGCAATATGGGTTGAATGTGAAGCAGCTTACCGGGTTGGTGCTGACGCATCACGACCACGATCATATGGGCGCGGCAGCCGCATTGAAAAGGTTAAATCCCAATTTAAAGATATATTCCTCGCAGGCAGAAGCATCCTATATTTCAGCACAGGATAAACCGCTTCGTCTTAAGCAGGCTGAAGAGATGCAGAAAACGCTCCCGCCGGATCAGCAGGATTTCGGGAGGGCATTTTGTGATATGCTGCGTCGGGTTGAGCCGGTTTTGGTGGACGAATTTTTGTATGATAGTGACAAAATGGACTGGTGTGGAGGATGCCGTATAATCGCCACACCGGGCCATACCCCGGGGCACATTTCGCTTTTTATGGAGAAAGACTCTATTGTTATTACCGGGGATGCCATGGTATTAGAGGAAGGACGGCCCATGATTGCAAACCCGCAGTTTACGCTAGATTTAAACCAGGCTGAGAGCTCAATGAATAAGCTCCTGTCGCTCAAAGCAAATGCCTATTATTGTTATCACGGCGGCGTGTATGGTAAGGCTTAG
- a CDS encoding sugar phosphate isomerase/epimerase, which produces MDCLATAALGAPVCVIHNCTSIFMGADPDPILMHDLSFDMFSRIITFAKQNDIKIATETFGDAVVFNCCDFFGNIEEFEKAYNRIDEVAELRDYFAVCMDTGHSNKAMRYGNPTPAEIIRRLGSKITVLHLNDNDTLKDQHKIPMTGVIDWNEVFNALDEINYDGVYNMELNLKHFYFL; this is translated from the coding sequence TTGGATTGCCTTGCAACTGCAGCCCTCGGAGCGCCGGTTTGTGTTATTCACAATTGCACTTCAATTTTTATGGGAGCAGACCCCGACCCAATTCTTATGCATGACTTGAGCTTTGACATGTTTTCGAGAATAATAACCTTTGCAAAACAAAATGATATAAAAATTGCTACTGAAACCTTCGGCGATGCCGTCGTCTTTAATTGTTGTGATTTTTTTGGTAACATTGAAGAGTTTGAAAAGGCCTACAATCGAATAGATGAAGTTGCAGAGTTAAGGGATTATTTTGCTGTTTGCATGGATACAGGCCATTCAAATAAAGCCATGCGCTATGGTAATCCTACTCCGGCTGAAATTATCCGAAGGTTGGGGAGTAAAATCACGGTTTTACATCTGAATGATAATGATACATTGAAGGATCAACATAAAATCCCTATGACAGGTGTAATTGATTGGAATGAAGTGTTTAATGCGCTTGATGAAATCAACTATGATGGTGTTTATAATATGGAATTGAATCTTAAGCATTTCTATTTTCTATAA
- a CDS encoding BlaI/MecI/CopY family transcriptional regulator: MEQIKVYDAEYKFMDIVWENSPVKSSRLVELAQEKLGWKKSTTYTVIRRLSDRGIIENKDTVVYALVEREQVLRAESVEHIDKFYDGSLKLFFTTFLKKEKLTADEICELKRIIEECEAEE, translated from the coding sequence ATGGAACAGATTAAAGTATATGACGCTGAATACAAGTTTATGGATATAGTGTGGGAGAATTCACCGGTGAAGAGCTCCAGGCTGGTTGAGCTTGCGCAAGAAAAGCTTGGATGGAAGAAATCCACCACATATACCGTCATTAGACGGCTCAGTGACAGAGGAATAATTGAAAATAAAGACACAGTGGTATATGCGTTGGTTGAGCGCGAACAGGTATTGCGGGCAGAGAGTGTCGAGCATATTGACAAATTCTATGATGGCTCCCTGAAGCTTTTCTTCACTACATTTCTTAAGAAGGAGAAACTTACTGCTGATGAGATCTGTGAGCTGAAAAGAATAATAGAAGAATGCGAGGCCGAAGAATAA